One genomic region from Bacteroidales bacterium encodes:
- a CDS encoding class I SAM-dependent methyltransferase, whose product MKKIKNRILKFAINKAKRSKLIQSLFEAPINITSLEKFGEFSDRYGNNFDLFNGLRSKLRPGWERILERKESQLPEDPHIYQKKANEGRITVEKIIPIINTFTSGIDNKTVLEIGCHSGAALYSLAEKGAKEVVGSEFSGYKIDSVGEERKIDEVNEELKEYRNRVSSFFKKSNNVRFVDDDICNSNLPSNYFDIICSWDVLEHLSNPETAFQNISRIIKPGGIVIQEYNPFFSLNGGHSLCTLDFLWGHVRLNEYDFVRYINEIRPNETEPAKSFYLEGLNRMTISDLKIYSKQAGLKIESIFKFTKEQHLRMLSNNILKQCQTVYPKLNAIDLVTPRIIIVHKKL is encoded by the coding sequence ATGAAGAAAATTAAAAACAGGATTCTAAAATTTGCAATAAATAAGGCAAAAAGAAGCAAACTTATCCAATCTTTGTTTGAAGCTCCAATAAATATTACATCGTTAGAGAAATTTGGAGAATTTTCTGATAGATATGGCAATAATTTTGATTTATTTAATGGTTTAAGAAGCAAACTTCGACCAGGATGGGAAAGAATATTAGAAAGAAAAGAATCTCAATTACCTGAGGATCCACATATTTATCAAAAGAAAGCTAATGAAGGAAGAATTACTGTTGAAAAAATTATTCCAATAATTAATACTTTTACATCTGGTATTGATAATAAAACAGTTTTAGAAATTGGTTGTCATTCTGGAGCAGCCTTATATTCATTGGCTGAAAAGGGAGCAAAAGAAGTAGTTGGATCAGAATTCTCCGGATATAAAATTGATTCGGTTGGTGAAGAAAGAAAAATCGATGAAGTAAATGAAGAGTTAAAAGAATATAGAAATAGGGTTTCAAGTTTTTTTAAAAAATCGAATAACGTAAGATTTGTCGATGATGATATTTGTAATTCTAATTTACCTTCAAATTACTTCGACATTATTTGTAGTTGGGACGTCCTAGAACATCTTAGTAATCCTGAAACAGCCTTTCAGAATATTTCAAGAATAATAAAACCCGGAGGTATTGTTATTCAGGAATATAATCCTTTTTTTAGTCTTAATGGGGGACATAGCTTGTGTACTTTAGATTTTCTTTGGGGACATGTTCGTTTAAACGAATATGATTTTGTTAGATATATTAATGAAATTCGTCCTAATGAAACAGAACCAGCAAAATCTTTCTATTTAGAGGGCTTAAACAGAATGACTATTTCTGATTTAAAAATATATAGCAAACAAGCAGGATTAAAAATAGAATCTATTTTTAAATTTACTAAAGAACAACATCTAAGAATGCTTAGTAATAATATCTTAAAACAATGCCAAACCGTTTATCCTAAATTAAACGCTATTGATTTGGTAACTCCAAGAATCATTATTGTTCATAAAAAATTATAG
- a CDS encoding oligosaccharide flippase family protein — MGLIEKQTIKGTVYTYIGAALGFINISLLFPKILLANQIGLLSILVAYSMLLSQFGNLGFTSATVRLFSYFRNKKKNHNGFLFLSICVSLVGFFITLIIFLVIKPSLIKNSVDNSQLLGNFIYYVIPLTFFTLFFNSLDVYYRALYNAIIGVFLKEFLSRVLIFISVFLFFLNLIDFEQFVFCYILSLSLPTLIIIVSLIKEGNFNLRPQLNFLTKDLTKSLASVSLFGILGGFAGIIIVNIDRIMIERMLGLSSTGIYTIAFYFGTLIILPFRSLIKISSAVIADAWKDNNKKIIYTIYYKSAINQLVIGIFIFIGIWANIHNIFKILPAPYESGRYVIFFISLAYLFDMSTGAAVSIVANSKYYRYQTLFLLLLVVLVVISNFILIPKFGIVGAALASALSKFIYNLIRYLFIYFKFQFQPYNIKFLYILLIGAVSYFAGYIIPEFSNYVIDIFIRSIAISIIFISLILILKISEEANKKFKEIIRLF; from the coding sequence TTGGGACTAATAGAAAAACAAACCATAAAAGGAACTGTTTATACTTATATTGGAGCTGCTCTTGGGTTTATCAATATAAGTTTATTATTTCCGAAAATATTGTTAGCAAACCAAATTGGATTGCTTTCAATATTGGTTGCCTACTCAATGTTATTGTCTCAATTCGGAAATCTTGGTTTTACAAGCGCTACAGTCAGGTTGTTTAGTTATTTCAGGAATAAAAAAAAAAATCATAATGGGTTTTTATTTTTATCAATTTGTGTCTCTCTTGTTGGGTTTTTTATAACATTAATAATTTTTCTTGTAATAAAACCAAGTCTAATAAAAAACAGTGTTGATAATTCTCAGTTGCTGGGAAATTTTATTTATTATGTTATTCCCCTAACATTTTTTACTTTATTCTTCAATTCTCTTGATGTATATTACAGAGCACTTTACAATGCAATAATAGGAGTTTTTTTAAAAGAGTTTTTAAGCAGAGTATTAATTTTTATTAGTGTTTTTCTTTTTTTCTTAAATTTAATAGATTTTGAGCAATTTGTTTTTTGTTATATATTATCATTGTCATTACCAACTTTAATTATAATTGTTTCTTTAATTAAAGAAGGAAATTTTAATCTTCGTCCTCAATTAAATTTCCTTACTAAAGACTTAACCAAATCCCTTGCCAGTGTTAGTTTGTTTGGAATATTGGGAGGTTTTGCTGGCATAATTATAGTTAATATTGATAGAATAATGATTGAAAGAATGCTCGGTTTAAGTTCAACAGGTATTTATACAATTGCATTTTATTTTGGAACACTGATCATATTACCATTCAGATCACTAATTAAAATATCATCTGCTGTTATTGCTGATGCATGGAAAGATAATAACAAAAAAATAATATATACTATTTATTATAAAAGCGCAATAAATCAGTTAGTTATAGGCATTTTTATTTTTATAGGAATCTGGGCAAATATTCATAATATTTTTAAAATCCTCCCAGCCCCTTATGAATCAGGGAGATATGTGATTTTTTTTATTTCCCTTGCTTATCTATTTGATATGTCAACAGGTGCAGCTGTTAGTATTGTAGCTAATTCAAAATATTACAGGTATCAAACACTTTTTTTACTTTTATTAGTAGTTTTAGTTGTTATTTCAAATTTCATTTTAATACCTAAATTTGGAATTGTTGGAGCAGCTTTAGCATCTGCATTATCAAAATTTATTTATAATTTAATAAGATATTTATTTATTTATTTTAAATTTCAATTTCAACCATATAATATAAAATTCCTTTACATTTTATTAATTGGTGCTGTATCATATTTTGCCGGATATATTATACCGGAGTTTAGTAATTATGTTATAGATATTTTTATAAGGAGTATAGCTATAAGTATAATTTTTATTTCTTTGATTTTAATATTAAAAATATCCGAAGAAGCTAATAAAAAATTTAAAGAAATTATTAGGTTGTTTTAA